One window from the genome of Acidobacteriota bacterium encodes:
- a CDS encoding sigma-70 family RNA polymerase sigma factor: MNVGDLHEQELHVINRLLAGDTEAYEELVRRYEKPIINYIFRLVQNVDEAMDIAQEVFVKAYYALDKYDSSYRFSTWLYRIARNAAIDALRKRQGFERSLDEPLRGAGGAEVPLQVPSMDDTPEERVQSREFAVKFSEAVESLPTEYREVITLRHINECSYIEIADLCGIPIGTVKNRIFRGREMLRKKLEGVI, translated from the coding sequence GTGAACGTAGGCGATTTGCACGAGCAGGAACTGCACGTTATCAACCGGCTGCTCGCGGGGGACACCGAGGCCTACGAGGAACTGGTGCGGCGCTACGAGAAGCCCATCATCAACTACATCTTCCGTCTCGTGCAGAACGTCGACGAGGCCATGGACATCGCCCAGGAGGTCTTTGTAAAAGCGTACTACGCGCTGGACAAGTACGACAGTTCCTACCGGTTCTCCACGTGGCTCTACCGGATTGCCCGGAACGCGGCCATCGACGCCCTCCGGAAGCGGCAAGGGTTCGAGCGGTCGCTGGACGAGCCGCTGCGCGGGGCCGGCGGTGCGGAAGTCCCGCTCCAGGTCCCTTCCATGGACGACACCCCGGAGGAACGCGTTCAGAGCCGGGAATTCGCGGTGAAGTTCAGCGAGGCCGTCGAGTCGCTTCCCACCGAGTACCGGGAGGTGATCACGCTTCGCCACATCAACGAGTGTTCCTACATCGAGATCGCCGACCTCTGCGGCATCCCGATCGGGACGGTCAAGAACCGGATCTTCCGGGGGCGCGAGATGCTGCGGAAGAAGCTGGAAGGAGTCATCTGA
- a CDS encoding dihydroorotase, whose amino-acid sequence MARSGSEFSGNVLKRSRETVLEKVGKDKRVRGNPGGGATSRELLVSGGVLIDPALGKPLRRNLVIRGGRIVDLTRRATPAGDLLRVDGCWVCPGFVDLHTHLREPGQTHKETIASGLAAAVRGGFTAVAAMPNTLPPCDSPEVLRFVVTRAEEADAAELVPVCRVTRAEAPDELVPMDELVRLGCRAFSNDGAPVEKAGVMAAALREARRLGVAVLDHCEDPTLTAGGVMQPGRRADAWGLPGLSPLAEEIHVARDLLLAAQTGCPVHLCHLSTARGVDLLRLAKRWGAPVSAEVCPHHFVLSVDHLREPDPDYKMNPPLRSVHDQHALLDALRDGVIEVIATDHAPHAAEEKGQGFLKAPFGIVGLETAVSLCLDRLARTGVLGPTALVRALAVRPAEILGLEARGLGPGSAAHVTVLDLEGRVTVDRNAFVSRSRNTPFHGMVLMGRVRATLVRGRVKFHDPV is encoded by the coding sequence TTGGCCCGCAGCGGCTCGGAATTCTCCGGGAACGTACTCAAGCGATCGAGGGAAACCGTTTTGGAAAAAGTGGGGAAAGACAAGCGTGTTCGCGGGAACCCCGGTGGCGGGGCCACGTCCCGGGAACTCCTGGTCTCCGGGGGTGTGCTGATCGATCCCGCCCTTGGAAAGCCCCTTCGCCGGAACCTGGTGATTCGCGGCGGGCGGATTGTCGATCTGACCCGCCGGGCGACCCCCGCGGGCGACTTGCTTCGGGTGGACGGCTGCTGGGTCTGTCCCGGCTTCGTCGACCTCCACACCCACCTGCGCGAGCCCGGGCAGACGCACAAGGAAACCATCGCCTCCGGGCTCGCGGCCGCGGTCCGGGGCGGGTTCACCGCCGTCGCCGCCATGCCCAACACCCTTCCCCCGTGCGACAGCCCCGAGGTCCTGCGCTTCGTCGTGACTCGGGCGGAGGAGGCGGACGCGGCGGAGCTGGTCCCCGTCTGCCGGGTCACCCGCGCCGAGGCCCCCGACGAACTCGTGCCCATGGACGAACTGGTCCGCCTGGGGTGCCGGGCTTTTTCCAACGACGGCGCTCCGGTGGAGAAGGCCGGCGTCATGGCGGCAGCCCTTCGGGAAGCACGCCGGCTCGGGGTCGCGGTGCTCGACCACTGCGAGGACCCGACCCTGACGGCGGGCGGGGTGATGCAACCGGGGCGACGGGCGGACGCCTGGGGATTGCCGGGGCTCTCCCCTCTCGCGGAGGAAATCCACGTGGCCCGGGACCTCCTGCTTGCCGCCCAGACGGGTTGTCCCGTTCACCTCTGCCACCTTTCGACCGCCCGCGGGGTGGATCTGCTCCGACTGGCAAAACGCTGGGGCGCGCCGGTCAGCGCCGAAGTCTGTCCCCACCACTTCGTCCTGTCGGTCGATCACCTCAGGGAACCGGACCCCGATTACAAGATGAACCCTCCTCTCCGGTCCGTCCACGATCAGCATGCGCTTCTGGACGCGCTGCGCGACGGGGTCATCGAGGTGATCGCCACGGACCACGCCCCCCATGCCGCGGAGGAGAAAGGGCAGGGTTTCCTGAAAGCGCCCTTCGGGATCGTAGGCCTGGAGACGGCCGTCAGCCTCTGCCTGGACCGCCTGGCCCGAACGGGTGTTCTCGGCCCGACGGCCCTTGTCCGGGCGCTGGCCGTCCGCCCGGCCGAGATCCTGGGCCTCGAGGCCCGCGGCCTGGGGCCGGGGAGCGCCGCCCACGTCACGGTCCTGGACCTTGAAGGCAGGGTGACGGTGGACCGAAACGCGTTCGTCAGCCGGTCGCGCAACACCCCCTTCCACGGGATGGTGCTGATGGGCCGGGTCCGGGCCACCCTGGTGCGGGGACGGGTAAAATTCCATGATCCGGTGTGA